One genomic region from Amphiprion ocellaris isolate individual 3 ecotype Okinawa chromosome 20, ASM2253959v1, whole genome shotgun sequence encodes:
- the pcnx4 gene encoding pecanex-like protein 4 — MVRMGPDVPLLNEYKQEFFWKRFPQTVLGGPRFKLGYCAPPYVYVNQVVLFLTPWLFGGIGTLLCQLQLLQELHGAVLSGMLMFGAAAGVQALAFYAARRSGTVERLGAPNILVDEEEVEFTHCVSPETVRFIAPGKRFGMNVVLHTVLAGVLCGFGTWYVFLGRLTALYGSIGVSLVVFVLSWVTLCIAEYSLIVNTATETATFQAQDIYEITPLTRPLYIFIFIAVDLADRFSDPVPELQLASQILHVLFLFLPLLWALGILPPLDALILWGMEQALVFGLGGSPMSSNLRLLLMFGVSAGVAVCNYFIPSTLGVVLFSISTGFLLSLDLSQVGTLCGGSRAGFRDPGLRRGGSPPPLRSSFGWNLGCRELLLYLSLLLVAMAEAGLLHHFLGSAQSQSFVTGPQAPVSYLLLVLFCLCWALREIQGAYVFGGVFLNPLYPKGMSSVQTFKQRNRGLYIAAALRRVLLYLVSPFAMIAFLSMDTSLQLLHRVSLSVGFTRAFRVVWQSSEDALLQMVVVVLVRLAAGNNILPGWDNLGTGVQLLLVGLLFDRLTQFLAKLKFTLTVLVTSWTEKKQRRQSAGTLLALNASLCPVLLAVVTLSALLSAPLLPLFTLPIFLVGFPRPQRSWPGPVGTACPCPDSIFYQQMSGSLASALRTAFARGSLGSLAPGSHFLGRFQDRMVWIMILERGYGYCTVNIKGLELQETSCHTVEARRVDEVFEAAFERPERLGFTQGFNLHWGNALTPCAALAVRVYSDARNVLSGIIDSHDNLRKLQDDFMKALIWLLLRYCVQKHKGFLWSNDEGSGVGGMKSQSSQLAQTTSNQPPEAVVVESNVSSLRFRQDSSSLTSFGDWSDEDDLFGPQPARRTVALVTAEAQSGHTALQTGASLPGSVEMDSLFENMALSALQPLQPLGLGIGMPAVDKGRSAEFLRESPGSLPHLNFSCPQSEVFNLPTGWRTAPLLPSRLMSLRPLFPEDWFRFTLGRFGPAVQGDTSEDMTKALKEDEALKELHIQVALSCLISLGAESAFTSPSYVYRLYCGDVPWTEGLDWLSSRKELYQLALRAFRFSFKLLFDQASLGPMESSEELFSTLEEYERDWFIGLVTEKGWHDSVLQEKPFLFSLGQDLTMGTYTGRVLSLQEQLVQVGRLNGEGVRGQWANLSWELLYATNDDEERYSIQAHPFMLRNLTVQAADPPLGYPIYSSAPLHFPSL; from the exons ATGGTCAGAATGGGGCCAGATGTGCCCCTTCTTAATGAGTACAAGCAGGAGTTCTTCTGGAAGCGCTTCCCCCAAACAGTGTTAGGGGGTCCACGCTTCAAGTTGGGCTACTGTGCCCCACCATATGTATATGTCAATCAGGTAGTCTTGTTCTTGACACCATGGCTTTTTGGGGGCATCGGTACGCTGCTCTgccagctgcagctgcttcaggagCTCCATGGCGCAGTGCTCTCTGGTATGCTTATGTTCGGGGCTGCAGCGGGTGTCCAGGCCCTGGCATTTTATGCTGCTCGAAGGAGTGGCACAGTGGAGAGACTTGGTGCACCCAACATCCTGGTTGATGAAGAAGAGGTGGAATTTACCCACTGTGTCAGCCCAGAGACAGTTCGGTTCATTGCTCCTGGGAAGCGTTTTGGAATGAATGTAGTGCTGCATACAGTACTAGCTGGGGTGCTGTGTGGCTTTGGGACATGGtacgtgttccttggcagactGACTGCTCTCTATGGCAGCATTGGTGTATCCCTGGTAGTCTTTGTCCTGAGCTGGGTGACACTATGTATAGCTGAGTATTCACTCATTGTAAATACGGCTACAGAGACAGCCACTTTTCAGGCACAGGACATTTATGAGATCACCCCGCTCACCCGTCCCctctacatttttattttcatcgcTGTGGATTTGGCTGATAG GTTCTCAGACCCTGTCCCTGAGCTCCAACTGGCCAGTCAGATTCTCCACGTGCTGTTCCTCTTCCTACCTCTTCTGTGGGCACTAGGTATACTGCCTCCCCTGGATGCCCTGATCCTCTGGGGCATGGAGCAGGCTCTCGTGTTTGGCTTAGGAGGCTCGCCCATGTCTAGCAACCTCAG GCTGCTGTTGATGTTTGGTGTATCCGCCGGTGTAGCTGTGTGTAATTACTTCATCCCGTCAACTCTGGGTGTAGTTCTCTTCTCCATCTCTACGGGGTTTCTGCTGAGTCTGGACCTCAGCCAGGTTGGTACACTCTGCGGAGGTTCCAGGGCAGGCTTCAGGGACCCTGGATTGCGCAGAGGAGGGTCACCACCTCCTCTTCGCAGTTCCTTTGGCTGGAATCTGGGCTGCAGGGAGCTACTGCTATATTTGAGCCTGCTTCTGGTGGCGATGGCAGAGGCAGGGCTGTTGCATCACTTCCTTGGTTCAGCTCAGTCCCAGAGCTTTGTTACAGGACCACAGGCTCCTGTCAGCTACCTCCTCCTTGTACTCTTTTGCCTCTGCTGGGCTCTAAGAGAGATCCAGGGGGCCTATGTGTTTGGAGGGGTATTCCTCAATCCCCTGTACCCTAAAGGCATGTCCAGTGTGCAAACATTCAAGCAAAGGAACAGAGGATTGTACATCGCTGCTGCACTCAGAAGAGTCCTTCTTTATCTTG tGTCTCCATTTGCAATGATTGCTTTCCTGTCGATGGACACATCTCTTCAGCTGCTTCACAGGGTTTCCCTCAGTGTGGGATTCACACGAGCCTTTAGAGTG GTGTGGCAGAGCTCAGAGGATGCGCTGCTGCAAATGGTGGTGGTGGTCTTGGTGCGGCTTGCAGCTGGAAACAATATACTTCCAGGGTGGGACAACCTGGGAACTGGAGTTCAGCTACTCCTG GTGGGGCTCCTGTTTGACAGACTGACCCAGTTCCTGGCCAAGCTAAAGTTCACCCTAACAGTGTTGGTCACATCCTGGACAGAGAAGAAGCAGCGCCGTCAGTCAGCTGGAACTCTCCTAGCTCTGAATGCCTCCCTATGCCCGGTGTTGCTAGCGGTGGTGACCCTCTCTGCCCTGCTCTCTGCCCCCTTGCTGCCCCTTTTCACGCTGCCCATCTTCCTTGTGGGGTTTCCCAGGCCTCAGCGAAGTTGGCCAGGACCTGTAGGCACAGCCTGTCCCTGCCCAGACTCAATCTTCTACCAGCAAATGAGCGGAAGTCTGGCTTCTGCACTGAGGACAGCCTTTGCAAGAGGGTCACTGG GTTCTTTAGCCCCAGGCTCTCATTTTCTTGGCCGCTTTCAGGACCGTATGGTATGGATAATGATCCTGGAGAGAGGATATGGCTACTGCACAGTCAACATTAAG GGCCTGGAGCTGCAGGAGACGTCTTGCCACACAGTGGAGGCACGGAGAGTGGATGAGGTGTTCGAGGCTGCTTTTGAACGCCCTGAGAGGCTCGGCTTCACCCAGGGTTTTAACCTGCACTGGGGAAATGCCCTCACCCCTTGTGCAGCACTCGCAGTGAGAGTCTACTCTGATGCCCGAAATGTGCTCTCTGGTATCATTGACTCACATGACAACTTGAGGAAACTCCAGGATGACTTCATGAAAGCACTGATCTGGTTGCTTCTCCGCTACTGTGTGCAGAAGCATAAAGGATTTCTGTGGAGCAATGATGAAGGGTCAGGGGTTGGAGGCATGAAATCCCAGTCTTCACAGTTAGCCCAGACTACTAGTAATCAACCACCTGAGGCTGTCGTGGTGGAATCCAATGTGTCTTCTCTCAGGTTCAGACAGGACAGCTCCAGTTTGACCTCTTTTGGTGATTGGTCAGATGAGGATGACTTATTTGGACCTCAGCCAGCCAGACGAACAGTAGCATTAGTGACTGCAGAAGCCCAGTCTGGACACACGGCCCTGCAGACTGGGGCCTCTCTGCCGGGCTCTGTGGAGATGGATAGTCTTTTTGAAAACATGGCTCTCTCTGCCCTTCAGCCACTGCAGCCGCTGGGACTGGGCATTGGGATGCCAGCTGTGGATAAAGGCCGTAGCGCAGAGTTTCTCAGAGAGAGCCCCGGCTCTCTCCCTCATCTGAACTTCAGCTGCCCCCAGTCGGAGGTTTTCAACCTCCCGACAGGGTGGAGGACAGCACCATTACTACCATCCCGCCTGATGTCGCTCAGGCCTTTATTTCCTGAGGACTGGTTTCGATTTACCTTGGGCCGGTTTGGGCCTGCTGTGCAGGGTGATACCTCAGAGGACATGACCAAAGCCTTGAAGGAGGATGAAGCCTTGAAAGAACTGCACATTCAGGTTGCACTTTCATGTCTCATCTCACTGGGAGCAGAGTCTGCTTTCACCAGTCCTAGTTATGTCTACAGGCTCTACTGTGGGGATGTACCGTGGACAGAAGGACTCGACTGGCTGTCATCAAGGAAAGAACTTTACCAGCTCGCACTTCGGGCTTTCAG GTTCAGTTTCAAGCTGTTGTTTGATCAAGCAAGCCTGGGGCCAATGGAGTCCTCTGAGGAATTGTTCAGCACTTTGGAGGAATATGAAAGGGACTGGTTCATCGGCCTGGTGACAGAAAAAGGATGGCATGACAGTGTCCTTCAGGAGAAACCCTTTCTATTCTCTTTAGGACAGGACCTCACTATG GGTACCTACACAGGGCGAGTCTTGTCCCTGCAGGAGCAGCTGGTACAGGTGGGCCGTCTGAATGGAGAGGGGGTGCGAGGCCAGTGGGCAAACCTCTCCTGGGAGCTTCTGTACGCTACTaatgacgacgaggagcggtaCAGTATCCAGGCTCACCCCTTCATGCTAAGAAACCTAACTGTTCAGGCAGCCGATCCCCCTCTTGGATACCCCATTTATTCATCTGCCCCCCTTCATTTCCCCAGCCTCTGA